The proteins below come from a single Kitasatospora sp. NBC_00315 genomic window:
- the cpt gene encoding chloramphenicol phosphotransferase CPT produces the protein MTTQVIVLNGGSSSGKSGIIRCLQAVLPDPWLALGTDTLVEAMPASMQASDGGIEFAPDGEVTVGPEFRTLEAAWIKGIAAMAGAGARVIIDEVFLGGAASQQRWQEALGDLRVLWVGVRCDGAVAAGREVARGDRTIGMAVSQAEVVHRGVAYDLEVDTANAESMECARIIAVHVT, from the coding sequence ATGACGACTCAGGTGATCGTTCTCAATGGTGGTTCCAGCTCGGGGAAGTCGGGAATCATCCGCTGTCTGCAGGCGGTTCTGCCGGATCCCTGGCTGGCCCTCGGGACGGACACGCTGGTCGAGGCGATGCCGGCGTCCATGCAGGCGTCGGACGGCGGGATCGAGTTCGCTCCGGACGGAGAGGTGACTGTCGGTCCGGAGTTCCGAACGCTGGAGGCGGCATGGATCAAGGGGATCGCGGCGATGGCCGGTGCGGGTGCCCGTGTGATCATCGACGAGGTCTTCCTCGGCGGCGCCGCCTCGCAGCAGCGATGGCAGGAGGCACTGGGTGACCTGCGGGTGCTGTGGGTCGGCGTCAGGTGTGACGGCGCGGTCGCCGCGGGCCGTGAGGTCGCACGAGGCGATCGGACCATCGGGATGGCCGTGTCCCAGGCGGAGGTGGTCCACCGAGGCGTGGCCTACGACCTGGAGGTGGACACCGCGAACGCCGAGTCGATGGAGTGTGCACGGATCATCGCCGTCCATGTCACGTGA
- a CDS encoding helix-turn-helix domain-containing protein, with product MPGGRLTEHERQQIALGLADGLAYAEVARRLDRPTSTITREVMRNGGPTAYRADLAHRATERRAHRRKHTAPREQGAPAQGQGPDDEAVREYEETFTTLLMHQGLSKMTARVLTCLLIADAGSVTASELVQHLQVSPASVSKAIAFLEEQGLIRRERDDRRRERYFVDDDVWYQSTVASARGTALVAETARRGVSVLGRDSPAATRLENIARFSDFISESILRAAEQVREILHTKPEANPGGGAAPGADHG from the coding sequence ATGCCGGGAGGCAGGCTCACCGAGCACGAACGTCAGCAGATCGCGCTGGGGCTGGCCGACGGCCTCGCCTATGCGGAGGTCGCCCGGCGTCTTGACCGCCCCACCTCGACGATCACGCGCGAGGTGATGCGCAACGGGGGTCCGACCGCCTACCGGGCCGACCTTGCCCATCGGGCCACTGAACGTCGCGCACACCGGCGCAAACACACTGCGCCCCGAGAGCAGGGGGCGCCGGCGCAGGGCCAGGGGCCCGACGACGAAGCCGTGCGTGAGTACGAGGAGACGTTCACCACGCTCCTGATGCACCAGGGCCTGTCCAAGATGACGGCCCGGGTGCTGACCTGCCTGCTGATCGCCGACGCGGGCAGCGTCACCGCGTCCGAACTCGTCCAGCACCTACAGGTCAGCCCGGCTTCCGTCTCCAAGGCGATCGCGTTTCTCGAGGAGCAGGGCCTCATCCGCCGGGAGCGCGACGACCGCCGCCGCGAGCGCTACTTCGTCGACGACGACGTCTGGTACCAGTCGACGGTCGCCAGCGCCCGCGGCACCGCACTGGTGGCCGAGACCGCGAGGCGAGGCGTCAGCGTCCTCGGCCGCGACAGTCCGGCGGCCACCCGCCTGGAGAACATCGCCCGCTTCAGCGACTTCATCAGCGAGAGCATCCTCCGCGCCGCGGAGCAGGTCCGCGAAATCCTCCACACGAAACCCGAAGCGAACCCGGGTGGCGGCGCCGCACCAGGTGCTGATCACGGATAG
- a CDS encoding cold-shock protein, with the protein MANGTVKWFNAEKGFGFIEQEGGGPDVFAHYSNINANGFRELLEGQKVEFDVTQGQKGPQAENIRPL; encoded by the coding sequence ATGGCTAATGGCACTGTGAAGTGGTTCAACGCGGAAAAGGGCTTCGGCTTCATCGAGCAGGAGGGTGGCGGCCCGGACGTGTTCGCCCACTACTCGAACATCAACGCCAACGGCTTCCGCGAGCTGCTCGAGGGCCAGAAGGTCGAGTTCGACGTCACGCAGGGCCAGAAGGGCCCGCAGGCCGAGAACATTCGTCCGCTGTAG
- a CDS encoding Lrp/AsnC family transcriptional regulator — MARTSADSVLSLLDQRLVAALQWDGRLTAERAADVLALGPATVRRRLQALGADGTVRVVVSPVARPRNGGSAGALFLRIRVLRGKLDTIVAALAAREDIPFIDVTTSGDEIFAVARTEPGSRDPLVFRQLPSTQAVTSVESATILHVFRLTSEWRHQVLTAPERAALRPAEPVPEATASGSPGPYGVETDALEQDLIDALTVDARLSAAALAARTGHAESTVRRRLAQLVAQGRLITQVLVEPRRLGLPIEAKLLLHVAPDHLAAAGQALADHPSVHGAFATSGPSNLHAAAYFPDLTALYGFLSRDLVGLGITHVETAIVSHAAKRTPAPVQPVQPVPSVPSVPSVPSR, encoded by the coding sequence ATGGCGCGCACCTCGGCGGATTCCGTACTGAGCCTCCTCGACCAGCGGCTGGTCGCCGCACTGCAGTGGGACGGCCGCCTCACCGCTGAGCGGGCGGCCGACGTGCTGGCGCTCGGCCCGGCCACCGTGCGCCGCCGCCTGCAGGCACTCGGCGCCGACGGTACCGTGCGCGTGGTGGTCTCACCGGTCGCCCGACCGCGCAACGGCGGCTCCGCCGGGGCCCTGTTCCTGCGCATCCGGGTCCTGCGAGGCAAGCTCGACACGATCGTGGCCGCGCTCGCGGCGCGCGAGGACATCCCGTTCATCGACGTCACGACCTCGGGCGACGAGATCTTCGCGGTCGCCCGCACCGAGCCGGGCTCACGCGACCCCCTGGTCTTCCGGCAGCTGCCCTCCACCCAGGCGGTGACGTCCGTGGAGAGCGCCACGATCCTGCACGTCTTCCGGCTCACCTCCGAGTGGCGGCACCAGGTGCTGACCGCTCCCGAACGGGCGGCGCTGCGCCCGGCCGAACCGGTGCCCGAAGCGACCGCGTCCGGTTCCCCCGGACCGTACGGCGTCGAGACCGATGCCCTGGAACAGGACCTCATCGACGCTCTCACCGTCGACGCGCGGCTGAGCGCGGCGGCCCTGGCCGCGCGGACCGGCCACGCGGAGAGCACGGTGCGCCGACGTCTTGCCCAACTTGTCGCCCAGGGCCGCCTGATCACCCAGGTCCTGGTCGAGCCACGCCGCCTCGGGCTGCCCATCGAGGCCAAACTCCTGCTGCACGTGGCCCCCGACCATCTGGCCGCCGCCGGGCAGGCGCTGGCCGACCACCCCTCGGTGCACGGCGCGTTCGCGACATCGGGACCCTCGAACCTGCACGCGGCCGCGTACTTCCCGGACCTGACGGCCCTCTACGGCTTCCTCTCCCGCGACCTGGTCGGCCTGGGCATCACCCACGTCGAGACGGCCATCGTCAGTCACGCCGCCAAGCGCACTCCCGCGCCGGTCCAGCCGGTCCAGCCGGTCCCGTCGGTCCCGTCGGTCCCGTCGGTTCCGTCGAGATGA
- a CDS encoding alpha/beta fold hydrolase — protein MADSNATNPTNPTHSAAWSGMVPVDDTALAVTDTGGPGVPVVYLNGQFATQGYWRRVITELGTGWRHITYDERARGRKSKRSADYSFEAAVRDVDAVLAARGVDRALVVGWSYGAVVAAHWAARNPERTVGTVLVDGAFPHDWLDEAMEQRIRTMFRRMGWFTPLLRPTGLTPRMTAAQQADSNIELGKLSRERELGPVLDDITVPVRYVVASGTSLGSRGDEQERIRAALDAVIARNATVEISAKVASNHGAILRKDFHAVAEAVREVAALDDGPR, from the coding sequence ATGGCCGACTCGAACGCGACCAACCCGACCAACCCGACGCACTCGGCCGCCTGGAGCGGCATGGTGCCGGTGGACGACACGGCCCTGGCCGTCACCGACACCGGCGGTCCCGGTGTTCCGGTGGTCTACCTCAACGGCCAGTTCGCCACTCAGGGCTACTGGCGGCGAGTCATCACCGAACTGGGGACGGGGTGGCGGCACATCACCTACGACGAGCGGGCTCGTGGCAGGAAGTCGAAGCGTTCCGCGGACTACTCCTTCGAGGCCGCCGTCCGGGATGTCGATGCCGTTCTCGCGGCCAGGGGTGTGGACCGGGCACTGGTGGTCGGCTGGTCCTACGGGGCGGTCGTCGCGGCACACTGGGCCGCCCGGAACCCGGAGCGCACCGTGGGCACGGTCCTCGTCGACGGCGCGTTCCCGCACGACTGGCTCGACGAGGCCATGGAACAGCGAATCCGGACGATGTTCCGACGGATGGGCTGGTTCACGCCGCTGCTGCGCCCGACGGGTCTGACCCCGCGGATGACCGCCGCACAGCAGGCCGACAGCAACATCGAACTCGGCAAGCTCTCCCGCGAGCGCGAACTGGGCCCCGTGCTGGACGACATCACCGTCCCGGTGCGGTACGTGGTCGCTTCGGGGACGTCCCTCGGAAGCCGTGGCGACGAGCAGGAACGGATACGCGCCGCCCTCGACGCGGTGATCGCCCGCAACGCGACCGTCGAGATCAGCGCGAAGGTGGCCAGCAACCACGGGGCCATCCTGCGCAAGGACTTCCACGCCGTCGCCGAGGCCGTACGCGAGGTCGCCGCCCTCGACGACGGCCCGCGCTGA
- a CDS encoding DUF6325 family protein: MGPIDYAVIEFPGSRMTGEGLPLLVDLVDRGIIRIIDLTFMKKELDGSVVGLEIADITGDGELDLAVFEGAASGLIGGDDLVEAAAALEPGNSAGLIVYENLWAAPFVAALRRAGAQLVAGGRIPLQDVIAALDATESAVE; this comes from the coding sequence ATGGGCCCGATCGACTACGCGGTGATCGAGTTCCCCGGCAGCCGGATGACCGGCGAAGGACTCCCGCTTCTCGTCGACCTGGTCGACCGCGGCATCATCCGGATCATCGATCTGACCTTCATGAAGAAGGAGCTCGACGGCTCCGTCGTGGGACTGGAGATCGCCGACATCACCGGCGACGGCGAACTCGACCTCGCGGTCTTCGAGGGCGCGGCCTCCGGCCTGATCGGCGGGGACGACCTCGTCGAGGCCGCCGCCGCCCTCGAACCCGGCAACTCCGCCGGTCTCATCGTGTACGAGAACCTGTGGGCCGCGCCGTTCGTCGCGGCCCTGCGCCGCGCCGGCGCCCAGCTGGTCGCCGGCGGCCGGATCCCGCTCCAGGACGTCATCGCGGCCCTGGACGCAACCGAGTCCGCGGTGGAGTAG
- a CDS encoding cysteine hydrolase family protein, with amino-acid sequence MTTRRTALVVVDLQQWITAMPWEPRDGAAVIAASARLRAALTGADAPQPRALYVAVRHLRADGGDGGSHAPANALHPQAAPGPDDLLVTKNELDAFEGTALRESLDRLGVTDLVLAGLSTAHGVAATARTAVAAGYRVTVVSDATASTSHTEHDRTLAALDTLGVRIRTVESVLTDKTTER; translated from the coding sequence ATGACCACTCGCCGTACTGCTCTTGTCGTCGTCGACCTCCAGCAGTGGATCACCGCGATGCCCTGGGAACCGCGTGACGGTGCCGCGGTGATCGCAGCCTCGGCCCGGCTGCGGGCCGCTCTCACCGGAGCGGACGCCCCGCAGCCGAGGGCGCTCTACGTGGCCGTCCGACACCTGCGGGCCGACGGCGGCGACGGCGGATCGCACGCGCCCGCCAACGCGCTGCACCCGCAGGCCGCCCCCGGCCCCGACGACCTGCTGGTCACCAAGAACGAGCTCGACGCGTTCGAGGGCACCGCACTGCGCGAGAGCCTCGACCGCCTCGGCGTCACCGACCTGGTTCTGGCCGGTCTCTCCACCGCCCACGGAGTCGCCGCCACCGCGCGGACCGCGGTGGCGGCGGGCTACCGGGTCACCGTCGTCTCCGACGCCACCGCCAGTACTTCGCACACGGAGCATGACCGAACGCTGGCGGCGCTGGACACCCTCGGCGTGCGGATTCGCACGGTCGAGAGCGTACTGACCGACAAGACCACCGAACGCTGA
- a CDS encoding SHOCT domain-containing protein: MPGLLRGVARTAVVAGTATAVSNRVSRRQAGRWAQQEPQQAPPAQQQYYQEPPPPPPPAAPAPAPVGMGSKIDQLKELAGLKEQGILTDAEFQVQKERILNS; this comes from the coding sequence ATGCCCGGACTGCTCCGAGGAGTCGCCCGTACCGCAGTGGTCGCAGGCACCGCGACCGCCGTTTCCAACCGCGTGTCCCGGCGCCAGGCCGGCCGTTGGGCCCAGCAGGAACCCCAACAGGCCCCGCCGGCGCAGCAGCAGTACTACCAGGAGCCCCCGCCTCCGCCCCCGCCGGCGGCACCGGCGCCCGCACCGGTCGGTATGGGCAGCAAGATCGACCAGCTCAAGGAACTCGCGGGGCTCAAGGAACAGGGCATCCTCACCGACGCCGAGTTCCAGGTGCAGAAGGAGCGCATCCTCAACAGCTGA
- a CDS encoding AraC family transcriptional regulator: protein MPRDCRVRPRSVLYVLCVQPRQEISAWRPPVAGVVEVFHAHFTRHAYPMHVHDAWTLLIVDDGAVRYDLDRHERGTPNDTVSLLPPHVPHNGSPATPNGFRKRVVYLDMTQLDARFIGPAVDGPDIIDPVLRRRVAQLHTALATRGDEFEAQGRLALIAERLRERLRPGPGFGSAVPDRSIAQSLRDLLDARLVEGIALEEAASMIHVHPAHLVRAFSAVFGIAPHQYLVSRRIDLARRLLLDGQPPREAAPAAGFYDQSHLTRHFKRIVGTTPGRYGRAAAPA, encoded by the coding sequence ATGCCTCGAGACTGCCGGGTGCGTCCCCGCTCCGTCTTGTACGTTCTTTGCGTGCAGCCCCGGCAGGAGATCTCCGCTTGGCGCCCGCCCGTCGCGGGCGTGGTGGAGGTGTTCCACGCCCACTTCACCCGGCACGCGTACCCCATGCACGTGCACGACGCCTGGACCCTCCTGATCGTCGACGACGGCGCGGTCCGCTACGACCTGGACCGTCACGAGCGCGGTACGCCGAACGACACCGTGAGCCTGCTCCCGCCACACGTCCCGCACAACGGCTCACCCGCCACCCCCAACGGCTTCCGCAAGCGTGTGGTCTACCTCGACATGACGCAGCTCGACGCGCGCTTCATCGGTCCGGCGGTGGACGGGCCGGACATCATCGACCCCGTTCTCCGCAGACGTGTGGCGCAGCTGCACACCGCCCTCGCCACCCGGGGCGACGAGTTCGAGGCGCAAGGGCGTCTGGCCCTCATCGCCGAGCGCCTGCGCGAGCGGCTGCGGCCCGGGCCGGGCTTCGGCAGTGCGGTGCCCGACCGCAGCATCGCCCAGAGCCTGCGTGACCTCCTCGACGCACGACTGGTCGAAGGCATCGCCCTGGAAGAGGCCGCGTCGATGATCCACGTCCATCCGGCGCACCTGGTGCGTGCTTTCAGCGCCGTCTTCGGCATCGCTCCGCACCAGTACCTGGTGTCCCGTCGCATCGACCTGGCCCGTCGGCTGCTTCTCGACGGACAGCCCCCGCGTGAGGCCGCGCCCGCCGCGGGCTTCTACGACCAGTCCCACCTCACCCGGCATTTCAAGCGGATCGTGGGCACCACGCCGGGCCGCTACGGCAGGGCCGCCGCACCCGCGTAG
- a CDS encoding DUF4097 family beta strand repeat-containing protein, which translates to MQKFDTTAATSAVLDIPAGRVQVIAADRADTTVEVLPADASKGRDVRAAARTTVEFGDGVLRITAPAEKNQLLGASGSIEVTVQLPTGSSIEMKAAGAEFRGVGRLGDVTVEGAHGAVKIDEAASVRVTAHAGDITVGRLTGPAEISTQKGDIHIAEATSGTVVLRTRTGDVTVGSAHGVSASLDAGTGYGRIDNALKNTDGAAAGLSIHATTDHGDITARSL; encoded by the coding sequence ATGCAGAAGTTCGACACCACCGCCGCGACCTCCGCCGTCCTGGACATCCCCGCCGGGCGCGTCCAGGTCATCGCCGCCGACCGGGCCGACACCACCGTCGAGGTCCTGCCTGCCGACGCCTCCAAGGGCCGCGACGTCAGGGCCGCCGCGCGGACCACGGTCGAATTCGGCGACGGCGTCCTGCGGATCACGGCCCCGGCCGAGAAGAACCAGCTGCTCGGCGCGTCCGGATCCATCGAGGTGACCGTCCAGCTGCCGACCGGCTCGAGCATCGAAATGAAGGCGGCCGGCGCCGAGTTCCGGGGCGTCGGACGGCTCGGCGACGTCACCGTCGAGGGCGCCCACGGCGCGGTCAAGATCGACGAGGCCGCGAGCGTGCGTGTGACCGCGCACGCCGGCGACATCACGGTCGGCCGTCTCACCGGCCCCGCGGAGATCAGCACCCAGAAGGGCGACATCCACATCGCCGAGGCCACCTCCGGCACGGTCGTGCTGCGCACCCGGACGGGCGATGTGACGGTCGGCTCCGCTCACGGGGTTTCCGCCTCCCTCGACGCCGGCACCGGATACGGCCGAATCGACAACGCGCTCAAGAACACCGACGGCGCCGCCGCCGGCCTGAGCATCCACGCGACCACCGACCACGGTGACATCACCGCCCGCAGCCTCTGA
- a CDS encoding ferritin-like domain-containing protein — protein sequence MAEGAVTSTYGLDVRKVIAVLNDVVATEVVCWLRYTRHAISAAGIDRAQVAAEFTEHAAEEMQHCLRAAERIAQLGGEPDFDPATLAQRAHTDYTTPDEKDLKAMLEHNLLAERIVISTYQEIARWLGEHDPTTRRLIESILEEEEEHADDLADLLAA from the coding sequence ATGGCCGAGGGTGCGGTGACGAGTACCTACGGGCTCGACGTCCGGAAGGTGATCGCGGTCCTGAACGACGTGGTGGCGACCGAGGTGGTCTGCTGGCTGCGGTACACGCGGCACGCGATCTCGGCCGCCGGCATCGACCGTGCCCAGGTGGCGGCGGAGTTCACCGAGCATGCGGCCGAGGAGATGCAGCACTGCCTGCGTGCGGCGGAGCGCATCGCGCAGCTGGGTGGCGAGCCCGACTTCGACCCCGCCACTCTCGCCCAGCGTGCTCACACCGACTACACCACGCCGGACGAGAAGGACCTCAAGGCCATGCTGGAGCACAACCTGCTGGCCGAGCGCATCGTCATCTCGACCTACCAGGAGATCGCCCGCTGGCTCGGGGAGCACGACCCCACCACCCGCCGCCTCATCGAGTCCATCCTCGAAGAGGAGGAGGAGCACGCCGACGACCTCGCCGACCTCCTCGCCGCCTGA
- a CDS encoding alpha/beta hydrolase: MTKEPASDRFAARFNDAGFAVLAFDHRRFGESGGAPRQIVDFDEQVADWHSAIEYASGRPDVDPERIAVWGFSLAGGHVFRVAADHPRLACAIAQTPLVDGRAIAPHALRSMTPVALLRLLGRGVADALGGLVGRPPLLVPTAGPRGAVASLTTPDAMDGDRALDPERRHTNWEQTVAARIALRIGWYRPGRRASQVRCPLLVVVCDQDQSVLPGPAVRAAGNAPASEVVHLSGRHYAPFLESHEQAVEAEIAFLHRHLDPRDPGHLPPATMAEVRRPERLGR; encoded by the coding sequence GTGACGAAGGAACCGGCCTCGGACCGGTTCGCCGCACGGTTCAACGACGCCGGTTTCGCCGTCCTCGCCTTCGACCACCGAAGGTTCGGAGAGAGCGGGGGCGCACCGCGCCAGATCGTCGACTTCGACGAGCAGGTCGCCGACTGGCACTCCGCGATCGAGTACGCGTCCGGCCGACCCGACGTCGACCCGGAGAGGATCGCGGTCTGGGGCTTCTCGCTCGCGGGCGGCCACGTCTTCCGCGTCGCGGCCGACCACCCCCGACTGGCCTGCGCGATCGCACAGACCCCGCTGGTCGACGGCCGTGCGATCGCGCCCCACGCGCTGCGCTCCATGACGCCCGTCGCCCTGCTGCGCCTTCTCGGCCGGGGCGTCGCGGACGCGCTCGGTGGTCTCGTCGGGCGACCGCCCCTGCTGGTCCCCACCGCCGGACCGCGCGGCGCCGTCGCCTCGCTCACCACACCCGACGCGATGGACGGTGACCGGGCCCTGGACCCCGAGCGTCGGCACACGAACTGGGAGCAGACGGTCGCCGCGCGGATCGCCCTGCGGATCGGCTGGTACCGGCCCGGTCGACGTGCCTCCCAGGTCCGGTGCCCCCTGCTGGTGGTCGTCTGCGACCAGGACCAGAGCGTGCTCCCCGGCCCCGCCGTCCGGGCGGCCGGGAACGCGCCGGCGTCCGAGGTGGTTCACCTGTCCGGGCGCCACTACGCCCCCTTTCTCGAATCGCACGAACAGGCCGTCGAGGCGGAGATCGCCTTCCTGCACAGGCATCTCGATCCCCGCGATCCCGGCCACCTCCCGCCGGCGACCATGGCGGAGGTGCGACGGCCCGAACGCCTGGGACGATGA
- a CDS encoding PPOX class F420-dependent oxidoreductase codes for MVFTPEEHAYLATQQLGRLGTTGPDGAPQVRPVGFRLNEDGTIDVGGPNMAASQKYRNARRNPQVSFLVDDMTPADDPDAVAPGWGRGVEIRGRAELLTVDVPPVAPSFFAHEIIRIHAERVVTWNLAEKGSSARDISR; via the coding sequence ATGGTCTTCACCCCCGAGGAGCACGCCTACCTCGCCACCCAACAGCTGGGCCGACTGGGCACCACCGGCCCGGACGGAGCGCCGCAGGTGCGCCCGGTGGGCTTCCGGCTCAACGAGGACGGCACCATCGACGTCGGCGGCCCGAACATGGCCGCCAGCCAGAAGTACCGCAACGCCCGCCGCAATCCACAGGTCTCGTTCCTGGTCGACGACATGACGCCGGCCGACGACCCCGATGCCGTGGCACCCGGCTGGGGACGCGGTGTGGAGATCCGCGGCCGGGCCGAGCTGCTCACCGTCGACGTGCCGCCGGTCGCGCCGAGCTTCTTCGCCCACGAGATCATCAGGATTCACGCCGAACGGGTCGTCACCTGGAACCTGGCCGAGAAGGGCAGCTCCGCCCGCGACATCTCCCGGTGA
- a CDS encoding DUF4235 domain-containing protein, whose amino-acid sequence MVKILYKPLGLLFGVLGGLVASAVFKRLWALLGHEEAAPQPTDRDRTWKEVLTAAALQGAVFALVKAAVDRGGAAGARRLTGTWPD is encoded by the coding sequence ATGGTCAAGATCCTCTACAAGCCGCTCGGGCTGCTGTTCGGCGTGCTGGGCGGTCTGGTCGCGAGCGCCGTCTTCAAGCGCCTGTGGGCCCTTCTCGGACACGAGGAAGCGGCTCCGCAGCCCACCGACCGGGACCGCACCTGGAAAGAGGTGCTCACCGCCGCCGCCCTGCAAGGAGCGGTCTTCGCCCTCGTCAAGGCGGCGGTCGACCGCGGTGGCGCCGCGGGTGCCCGCCGCCTGACCGGCACCTGGCCCGACTGA
- a CDS encoding DUF2000 family protein, which translates to MRTENEAEAGPAEWIETGPEDATAPVRFDTKIAVLLRDDLEPWQRLNVTAFLVSGISTASPEVIGEPYEDADGTGYLPMFRQPVLVFQGTKETLTAAHGRAQARSLLTSVFTSDLFGTGNDRDNRAAVRAVGKDQLDLVGIALYGTRNAVDKVLKGARMHP; encoded by the coding sequence ATGAGAACCGAGAACGAAGCCGAGGCCGGACCCGCCGAGTGGATCGAGACCGGACCGGAGGATGCGACCGCCCCCGTCCGTTTCGACACCAAGATCGCCGTTCTGCTGCGCGACGACCTTGAGCCCTGGCAGCGGCTGAACGTCACCGCCTTCCTGGTCAGCGGGATCAGCACGGCGTCACCCGAGGTGATCGGCGAGCCGTACGAGGACGCTGACGGCACCGGGTATCTGCCGATGTTCCGCCAGCCCGTGCTGGTCTTCCAGGGGACGAAGGAGACCCTCACCGCCGCGCACGGTCGTGCGCAGGCCCGTTCGCTGCTGACCTCCGTGTTCACGTCGGATCTGTTCGGTACGGGCAATGACCGGGACAACCGGGCGGCGGTACGAGCCGTGGGCAAGGACCAGCTCGATCTGGTGGGGATCGCCCTCTACGGGACGCGCAACGCGGTGGACAAGGTCCTCAAGGGCGCACGGATGCACCCCTGA
- a CDS encoding DEAD/DEAH box helicase, protein MNRSSRSSYQGSNSRSAAGSRSGAGSYGARSAGGTGSGSRFGGTSRSAGSTRRQGSSVQGEFAMPVSTTPALPAVESFDQLDMPNALLTTLTRQGVTSPFPIQAATLPNSLAGRDVLGRGRTGSGKTIAFGLAVLARTAGQRAEPRRPLALVLVPTRELAQQVTEALTPYAHSVRLRLATVVGGMSIGRQAQQLNRGAEVVVATPGRLKDLIQRGDCQLDGVGITVLDEADQMADMGFLPQVTELLDQVAEGCQTMLFSATLDRNVDRLVRRFLKDPVTHSVDPSAATVSTMEHHVLNVQNRDKDATIAHIASRDGGVIMFIDTKHGADRLVLDLLANGVKAAALHGGKSQPQRTRTLEQFRTGQVTALIATNVAARGIHIDGLDLVVNLDPPADHKDYLHRGGRTARAGESGTVVTLVLPNQRREMARMMATAGITPTSTHVHSSDEELARITGARVPTGVPVVVADPVVERPRRSASAGRNRRSRPSHAGRTAQGSAGSRGSAPRRIALAA, encoded by the coding sequence ATGAACCGTTCCAGTCGCTCCTCGTACCAGGGCTCCAACTCCCGCTCCGCCGCAGGCTCCCGCTCCGGCGCCGGCTCCTACGGCGCTCGCTCGGCAGGCGGCACCGGGTCCGGGTCCCGCTTCGGCGGAACGTCGCGCTCCGCCGGCTCGACGCGTCGTCAGGGCTCCTCCGTCCAGGGCGAGTTCGCGATGCCGGTCAGCACCACCCCGGCGCTGCCGGCCGTCGAGTCCTTCGACCAGCTGGACATGCCGAACGCGCTGCTGACGACGCTGACCCGACAGGGCGTCACCTCCCCGTTCCCGATCCAGGCCGCCACGCTGCCGAACTCGCTGGCCGGCCGCGACGTCCTCGGGCGTGGCCGCACGGGCTCCGGGAAGACCATCGCGTTCGGTCTCGCCGTGCTGGCCCGTACCGCCGGACAGCGGGCCGAGCCCCGCCGTCCGCTGGCCCTGGTGCTGGTCCCGACGCGCGAGCTGGCCCAGCAGGTCACCGAGGCCCTCACCCCCTACGCCCACTCGGTCCGGCTGCGCCTGGCGACGGTGGTCGGCGGGATGTCCATCGGGCGTCAGGCCCAGCAGCTGAACCGGGGTGCGGAGGTCGTCGTGGCCACCCCCGGTCGACTCAAGGACCTGATCCAGCGCGGCGACTGCCAGCTCGACGGGGTGGGCATCACGGTGCTGGACGAGGCCGACCAGATGGCCGACATGGGCTTTCTGCCGCAGGTCACCGAGCTCCTCGACCAGGTCGCCGAAGGCTGCCAGACCATGCTGTTCTCCGCCACCCTGGACCGCAACGTCGACCGGCTGGTCCGCCGCTTCCTGAAGGACCCGGTCACCCACTCCGTGGACCCGTCCGCCGCGACCGTCAGCACCATGGAGCACCACGTCCTGAACGTGCAGAACCGCGACAAGGACGCCACGATCGCGCACATCGCCTCCCGCGACGGCGGCGTGATCATGTTCATCGACACCAAGCACGGCGCCGACCGCCTCGTGCTCGACCTGCTCGCGAACGGCGTCAAGGCGGCGGCACTGCACGGAGGCAAGTCCCAGCCGCAGCGCACCCGCACGCTGGAGCAGTTCCGCACCGGCCAGGTGACCGCGCTGATCGCGACCAACGTCGCCGCCCGTGGTATCCACATCGACGGACTCGACCTGGTCGTCAACCTGGACCCGCCGGCCGACCACAAGGACTACCTGCACCGCGGCGGACGCACCGCCCGGGCCGGCGAGTCCGGCACGGTCGTCACGCTGGTCCTGCCCAACCAGCGCCGCGAGATGGCCCGGATGATGGCCACCGCCGGCATCACCCCCACCTCCACCCACGTGCACTCCAGCGACGAGGAGCTGGCCCGCATCACCGGCGCCCGCGTCCCCACCGGCGTGCCCGTCGTGGTGGCCGACCCCGTGGTCGAGCGCCCCCGCCGCAGCGCCTCCGCCGGCCGCAACCGCCGCAGCCGCCCGTCCCACGCCGGCCGCACCGCGCAGGGCTCCGCCGGCTCCCGTGGCAGCGCGCCGAGGCGCATCGCCCTCGCGGCGTAA